The Sorangiineae bacterium MSr11367 genome window below encodes:
- a CDS encoding BMP family ABC transporter substrate-binding protein, with protein sequence MSDNRGLSGSAWRKAKFTALCLMASAATLGISACSKSNKPDCSSPEVFCVGVVTDVGKVDDKSFNQSSWEGVQKAKKELGAVTQYIETTDPKDYSKNIATFAEEKYDVVVTVGFALGETTRAAAAQFPDTKFIGVDQFQPPGAEKKNLAGLVFPEDHAGYLVGALAALTSKTGKIGAVLATDAVPPVWRYGEGFKVGAKAAKPTIDLTVVYHNDVGIDKTFSDPEWGKTTALSMIDKGVDVVFGGGGKTGNGALIGAASKNVYGIGVDTDQYFTVPEAQKSLLSSAMKLLDEGVFDLLKQAKEGKFPSGNSVGKAGNAPYHDLAAQVPDDVKSKIEEMKKGLQSGSIKTNVAPTKP encoded by the coding sequence ATGTCCGACAATCGGGGTCTGTCAGGTTCGGCGTGGCGAAAAGCCAAATTCACCGCTCTGTGCTTGATGGCGTCGGCCGCCACACTCGGCATCAGTGCGTGCAGCAAGTCCAACAAGCCTGACTGTTCGAGTCCGGAAGTCTTCTGTGTGGGGGTGGTGACGGACGTCGGCAAGGTCGACGACAAGTCGTTCAACCAGTCCTCGTGGGAAGGCGTGCAGAAAGCCAAGAAGGAGCTGGGGGCCGTCACGCAGTACATCGAGACGACCGATCCGAAGGACTACTCGAAGAACATCGCCACGTTCGCCGAGGAGAAGTACGACGTGGTCGTCACCGTCGGCTTCGCGCTGGGCGAGACCACCCGCGCCGCCGCCGCGCAGTTCCCCGACACGAAGTTCATCGGCGTCGATCAGTTCCAGCCCCCGGGCGCGGAAAAGAAGAACCTCGCCGGCCTGGTTTTCCCCGAGGATCACGCGGGCTACCTGGTGGGGGCGCTCGCCGCACTCACCAGCAAGACCGGGAAGATCGGCGCGGTACTGGCGACGGATGCCGTGCCCCCGGTGTGGCGCTACGGCGAAGGCTTCAAGGTCGGCGCCAAGGCGGCCAAGCCCACCATCGATCTGACCGTCGTCTACCACAACGACGTGGGCATCGATAAGACGTTCTCCGATCCCGAGTGGGGCAAGACCACGGCCCTCTCGATGATCGACAAGGGCGTCGACGTCGTGTTCGGCGGCGGCGGCAAGACCGGCAACGGCGCGCTCATTGGCGCGGCCTCCAAGAACGTCTACGGCATCGGCGTCGACACCGATCAATATTTCACGGTTCCCGAGGCGCAGAAGTCGCTTCTCTCCAGCGCGATGAAGCTCCTCGACGAGGGCGTCTTCGATTTGCTCAAGCAAGCGAAAGAAGGCAAATTCCCCAGCGGAAACAGCGTGGGCAAGGCCGGCAACGCGCCGTACCACGACCTCGCCGCGCAAGTTCCCGATGATGTGAAGTCCAAGATCGAGGAGATGAAGAAAGGTCTCCAGTCCGGCTCCATCAAGACCAACGTGGCCCCCACGAAGCCGTGA
- a CDS encoding ABC transporter permease: MDYRRYGFIAAIVVVLIGIIVKLGSGTVPAGSIVSSMIGTTIAVATPLTLGALCGICCERAGVVNIGIEGMMLTAAFFGWFASLYVSSILGVGPMASLLLGVFIAIVSGALMGALHALLTVTFEVDQIIAGTVVNLLAMGMTGFCNRQLFFGASSAFGGTIPRAPGVLPHIRIPLLADIPLIGGVFDQQPIALAALVLVFIAHFVLFFTQWGLRTRSVGEHPRAASAAGIDVLKVRWANIVIGGAIAGLGGAYFTLESVPSFEPLMTNGRGFIALAAMIFGNWKPIGALSAALVFGAAQAFQINLQLFRDVIPPKFTFLQQSSVVGLVPYVLTLIILTGVIGKTTPPAADGVPYDRERRS; this comes from the coding sequence ATGGACTACCGACGCTATGGCTTCATCGCAGCGATCGTGGTCGTGCTGATCGGCATCATCGTCAAGCTCGGCTCGGGGACGGTACCGGCCGGCTCGATCGTCTCCAGCATGATCGGCACCACCATCGCGGTGGCCACGCCGCTGACCTTGGGCGCACTCTGCGGCATTTGCTGCGAGCGCGCCGGGGTGGTCAACATCGGCATCGAGGGCATGATGCTCACCGCCGCGTTTTTCGGCTGGTTTGCATCGCTCTACGTGAGCTCGATCCTCGGCGTGGGCCCCATGGCCAGCCTGCTCTTGGGCGTGTTCATCGCCATCGTCTCGGGCGCGCTGATGGGGGCTCTGCATGCGCTGCTCACGGTGACGTTCGAGGTGGACCAGATCATCGCGGGCACCGTGGTGAACCTGCTGGCCATGGGCATGACCGGCTTTTGCAACCGGCAGCTCTTCTTCGGCGCCAGCAGCGCATTCGGCGGGACCATCCCGCGCGCGCCGGGTGTGCTGCCGCACATCCGCATCCCGCTCCTGGCCGACATTCCGCTCATCGGCGGCGTCTTCGATCAGCAGCCCATCGCCTTGGCGGCGCTGGTGCTGGTGTTCATCGCGCACTTCGTCCTCTTCTTCACGCAGTGGGGACTGCGCACGCGGTCGGTGGGCGAGCATCCCCGCGCGGCGAGCGCCGCGGGCATCGACGTGCTGAAGGTGCGCTGGGCGAACATCGTCATCGGCGGAGCCATCGCCGGGCTCGGCGGTGCGTACTTCACCTTGGAGTCGGTGCCGTCGTTCGAGCCGCTCATGACCAACGGGCGCGGCTTCATCGCCCTGGCGGCGATGATCTTCGGCAACTGGAAGCCGATTGGCGCGCTGTCGGCGGCGCTGGTCTTTGGCGCGGCGCAGGCGTTTCAGATCAACTTGCAGCTGTTTCGCGACGTCATCCCGCCAAAGTTCACCTTTCTGCAGCAGTCGTCCGTCGTGGGGCTCGTGCCCTACGTGCTCACGTTGATTATTTTGACCGGGGTGATCGGCAAGACGACGCCTCCTGCGGCCGACGGTGTGCCGTATGATCGGGAGAGGCGCTCATGA
- a CDS encoding ABC transporter permease has translation MTSPTAAPSSGPAAPQTGPREKVLKFIAPWKVPALAVLTAMAVGAILIAVAGGDPLSAYSGMFEGSLGSPRAIAETLVWSTPYILTGLSVALAFQGGLFNIGAEGQLALGAVLAALVGYGLPAILGGSVPGIIHVPLTILAGGLAGAAWAGIPGWLKARTGAHEVISTIMLNYVALNAVSFLLNGPMKDTAPDNVIARTPLIAESASLAPILSSFRLHWGFPLALVAAWGVAWMLKKTTLGFEIRTVGANPEAARYAGMHVGRTIVVSMALSGALAGAAGAIEVSALNHRHQLGFSQGYGFDAIAIALLGKTKPAGVVPAALLFGMMRSGAPRMQFLTQIPVDVISVIQALILLFVAADVMVRRLYRLKGDRERVVITRGWGS, from the coding sequence GTGACGTCTCCCACCGCTGCACCGTCTTCAGGACCGGCGGCCCCGCAAACGGGGCCCCGGGAGAAAGTCCTCAAGTTCATCGCTCCATGGAAGGTGCCCGCCCTCGCGGTGCTCACCGCCATGGCGGTGGGCGCTATTTTGATTGCCGTCGCCGGCGGCGATCCTCTGTCCGCGTATTCCGGCATGTTCGAGGGGTCGCTGGGCTCACCGCGCGCCATCGCAGAGACGCTCGTGTGGAGCACGCCGTACATCCTCACCGGGTTGTCGGTAGCCCTCGCGTTTCAAGGTGGCCTCTTCAACATTGGCGCCGAGGGGCAGCTCGCGCTCGGCGCCGTGCTGGCGGCCCTCGTGGGCTATGGCCTGCCCGCTATCCTTGGCGGCAGCGTCCCGGGCATCATCCACGTTCCCTTGACCATCCTCGCCGGCGGCCTCGCCGGCGCGGCGTGGGCCGGCATCCCGGGCTGGCTCAAAGCGCGGACGGGGGCCCACGAGGTCATCAGCACCATCATGCTGAACTACGTGGCGCTCAACGCCGTGAGCTTCCTGCTCAACGGCCCGATGAAGGACACCGCGCCCGACAACGTCATCGCGCGCACGCCGCTCATCGCCGAAAGCGCCAGCCTTGCGCCCATCTTGTCGTCGTTCCGTCTGCACTGGGGCTTCCCGCTCGCGCTCGTCGCGGCGTGGGGCGTGGCGTGGATGCTCAAGAAGACTACCTTGGGCTTCGAGATCCGCACCGTGGGCGCCAACCCCGAGGCCGCGCGCTATGCCGGCATGCACGTGGGGCGCACCATCGTCGTCAGCATGGCCCTCTCCGGCGCGCTCGCGGGTGCCGCCGGCGCCATCGAGGTGAGCGCGCTCAACCATCGCCACCAGCTCGGCTTCTCGCAGGGCTACGGCTTCGACGCCATCGCCATCGCGCTTCTGGGCAAGACCAAGCCGGCCGGCGTCGTCCCCGCCGCGCTGCTCTTCGGCATGATGCGCAGCGGTGCGCCGCGCATGCAATTTCTCACGCAGATCCCCGTCGACGTGATTTCGGTCATCCAGGCGCTCATTCTGCTCTTCGTCGCGGCGGACGTGATGGTTCGGCGCCTGTATCGTCTCAAGGGCGATCGCGAGCGGGTCGTGATCACCCGTGGTTGGGGAAGTTAG